A window of the Leptospira bandrabouensis genome harbors these coding sequences:
- a CDS encoding 7TM diverse intracellular signaling domain-containing protein — MFFHHIKYFFLYLIVFLPSVLSAESAISLQPQIFGKPIWQDVLVLEDKDQSFSQENIILGTLDSQFQKISSPNLGFSKSTFWVRLTVNNPTKDLIRWNLVFDFPLLDEVTIFGTGIPKSVVKTLGDIHPFSERNLDYRNPVFPLETKGETTSVYYLRIQSESTIPLTLFIWTEREFNDQLNKEQMIFGFFYGILFVMIAYNFFIYIFTYEKSYLFYLFFISSIFFFHLINNGFAFQYLWPNAIFWGNYSLPFFICFACITGLLFSDNYLSLKKHLPKISKLMWVWAGILLLFSGIQFFLSYRIAMITSILLTVPTALVMVFSGATTFFSKVRAARYFLISWTFFLTGVLLYSLKSLGILPDNHITRWTIQIGTALQTILLSLGLADRINFLTRSLRDHIRELSHAKLKIEESEKRFREIFQGSDEVILMMNDDFEIINANRALSKHMGFRLDDLRGKKITEILYRGRDQSSDYNVLYVNDKLTDLKMTGSIVNFKTEFEQKYVKEPKEMYCRLQYINFDETREVLVTMSSQYEDTIIQLIESEKVELSMNNYLRNAEIVSQRITSQLAKYLSNIEQTEVRSSIREIIINAVEHGNLNISFDEKSKALLEGNYLEFLQKRQEDPRYSQKRVKIEYSFASEFVAYRITDEGRGFDHKKHMEKSLEEMNEAHEQHGRGILMTKSVFDRIEYNDRGNQVSLIKFLNKV, encoded by the coding sequence TTGTTTTTTCACCATATAAAATATTTTTTTCTATACCTAATTGTTTTTTTACCTTCAGTTTTATCTGCTGAGTCAGCGATTTCCCTCCAACCCCAAATTTTTGGAAAACCCATTTGGCAGGATGTTCTTGTTTTAGAAGACAAAGACCAATCTTTTTCGCAGGAAAACATCATTCTTGGAACTTTAGATTCTCAGTTCCAAAAAATTTCTTCTCCAAATTTAGGTTTTTCTAAATCTACTTTTTGGGTCCGTTTGACTGTCAATAATCCCACCAAAGATTTGATTCGTTGGAATTTAGTATTTGATTTTCCGCTTTTGGATGAGGTTACGATTTTTGGAACAGGAATTCCTAAATCAGTTGTGAAAACTTTAGGAGACATCCATCCCTTTTCTGAAAGAAATTTAGATTATAGAAATCCAGTATTTCCTTTAGAAACGAAGGGTGAAACCACATCTGTTTATTATTTACGTATCCAATCCGAATCCACAATACCTTTAACACTGTTTATATGGACAGAACGTGAGTTTAATGACCAATTAAACAAAGAACAAATGATTTTCGGTTTTTTCTACGGGATTTTGTTTGTAATGATTGCTTATAACTTTTTTATTTATATCTTTACATACGAAAAAAGTTATCTCTTCTATTTGTTTTTTATAAGTTCCATATTTTTCTTTCACTTAATCAATAACGGATTTGCGTTTCAATATCTATGGCCGAATGCCATTTTTTGGGGAAATTATTCTCTTCCTTTTTTCATTTGTTTTGCATGTATCACGGGTCTTCTTTTTTCAGACAATTACCTGAGTTTAAAAAAACATTTGCCAAAAATATCTAAACTAATGTGGGTTTGGGCAGGGATTCTATTATTATTCTCTGGGATTCAATTTTTTTTGAGTTACCGAATCGCAATGATTACGTCGATTTTACTGACAGTGCCAACGGCACTCGTTATGGTATTTAGCGGTGCCACCACATTTTTTTCTAAGGTGAGAGCTGCTCGGTATTTTTTGATTTCTTGGACTTTTTTTCTTACGGGTGTGCTTTTGTATTCCTTAAAAAGTTTGGGTATTTTACCAGACAACCATATCACTCGTTGGACCATCCAAATTGGAACCGCTTTACAAACGATTTTGTTATCACTTGGACTTGCGGATCGGATAAACTTTTTAACGCGTAGTCTAAGAGATCATATTAGAGAATTATCTCATGCAAAATTAAAAATTGAAGAATCGGAAAAACGATTCCGTGAGATTTTTCAAGGTTCCGATGAAGTGATCCTAATGATGAACGATGATTTTGAAATCATTAATGCAAACAGAGCCCTTTCTAAGCATATGGGGTTTCGGTTGGATGATTTAAGAGGTAAAAAAATAACAGAAATTTTATACAGAGGACGTGACCAGAGTTCCGATTACAATGTTCTATATGTTAACGATAAACTAACGGACTTAAAAATGACAGGTTCTATAGTGAATTTCAAAACTGAGTTTGAACAAAAATATGTAAAAGAACCAAAAGAGATGTATTGTCGACTACAGTACATCAACTTCGATGAAACAAGAGAAGTTCTTGTCACTATGTCTTCGCAATATGAAGACACAATCATTCAACTCATCGAATCAGAGAAGGTGGAACTTTCTATGAATAATTATTTACGGAATGCAGAAATTGTCTCTCAACGAATTACTTCTCAATTGGCAAAGTATCTTTCTAATATAGAACAAACGGAAGTCCGATCCTCGATTCGTGAAATTATTATCAATGCTGTCGAACATGGAAACTTAAATATCAGTTTTGATGAAAAATCAAAAGCACTTTTGGAAGGAAACTACTTGGAATTTTTACAAAAAAGACAAGAAGATCCGCGATATAGCCAAAAACGTGTGAAAATAGAATATTCTTTTGCAAGTGAATTTGTGGCATATCGAATTACTGATGAAGGTCGTGGGTTTGATCATAAAAAACACATGGAAAAATCTTTAGAAGAAATGAACGAAGCTCATGAGCAACATGGCCGAGGAATTCTCATGACAAAATCTGTTTTTGATCGCATTGAATACAACGACCGGGGAAACCAGGTTAGTTTGATAAAATTTTTAAATAAAGTTTAG
- a CDS encoding 50S ribosomal protein L11 methyltransferase: MEYRELKVNLPKELSDSFYELLDTLQCAGYYEILFDGEAPKEKDQGLIRDNTNIRIYLQTDEIDKELKILIFLKINAPDNSNAESRNIETRDYEEAYKEYYKPFPIGKKLWVIPTWEKNEPETVKLWKPNGGIPLFINPGVAFGTGHHETTKLILEYLDELYDKGEFQFQSACDVGTGSGILSIGLAKFGVSKIFALDIDPNAVKAAWSNWTENEYPKGFQFSVEESGIDNPKLSNTKYDLAIANITYAVLSQNIRHLAKIEAPRIIFSGIITEKKDQFLGLLQSHLPGKLLYSKEWNEWWVLDWIRN, encoded by the coding sequence TTGGAATATAGAGAACTCAAAGTCAATCTACCCAAAGAATTATCTGACAGTTTTTATGAATTGTTAGATACTCTCCAATGTGCAGGTTATTACGAAATTTTATTTGATGGTGAGGCTCCTAAAGAAAAAGACCAGGGCCTGATTAGAGACAATACCAACATTCGGATTTATTTACAAACGGATGAAATTGATAAAGAATTAAAGATCCTTATCTTTTTAAAAATCAATGCACCTGATAATTCCAATGCAGAGTCACGAAACATTGAAACTCGTGATTACGAAGAAGCATACAAAGAGTATTATAAACCATTCCCAATTGGAAAAAAACTTTGGGTCATTCCCACTTGGGAAAAAAACGAACCAGAAACTGTTAAACTTTGGAAACCAAATGGTGGAATTCCACTTTTTATTAATCCCGGAGTAGCTTTTGGCACGGGCCACCATGAGACCACCAAACTCATATTAGAGTATCTGGATGAATTGTATGATAAAGGTGAATTTCAATTTCAATCGGCATGTGATGTAGGAACCGGTTCTGGTATTTTATCCATTGGCCTTGCGAAATTCGGCGTTTCCAAAATTTTTGCTTTGGACATTGATCCCAATGCGGTAAAAGCAGCTTGGTCTAACTGGACCGAAAATGAATATCCAAAAGGGTTTCAATTTAGTGTGGAAGAATCAGGGATAGACAATCCGAAATTATCCAATACCAAATATGATTTAGCCATTGCCAATATTACGTATGCTGTTTTATCACAAAACATCCGTCATCTGGCAAAAATTGAAGCCCCTCGAATTATTTTTTCAGGAATCATCACAGAAAAAAAAGATCAGTTTTTAGGTTTATTACAAAGCCATCTCCCCGGCAAACTCCTCTACTCCAAAGAATGGAATGAGTGGTGGGTTTTGGATTGGATTCGTAACTAA
- a CDS encoding helix-turn-helix domain-containing protein: MVSKVEQPSDGIDQLISESGDYITDVVKENLKLIRHTKGFSLDKLANRCGVSRAMLSQIEQGKSVPTISVLWKIANGLNVPFSELLKEKNQDGIHILKAENSKVLYSNSKVFASRALFPFLGNRKTEFYELILKPGGHEVAEPHKTGTTENLVVVSGKLRLRVGEKVVELEPKDSVFFKADVSHEYSNPTDQETLMYLVMDYTDEIG; this comes from the coding sequence ATGGTAAGTAAAGTAGAGCAACCGAGTGACGGAATAGACCAATTGATTTCGGAGTCTGGCGATTATATAACAGATGTCGTCAAAGAAAACCTGAAACTCATCCGTCATACAAAAGGTTTTTCCTTGGATAAACTCGCAAACCGTTGTGGTGTGAGCCGTGCGATGTTATCGCAGATCGAACAAGGGAAATCGGTTCCAACAATTTCTGTTTTGTGGAAAATTGCAAACGGACTCAATGTTCCTTTTTCTGAACTCCTCAAGGAAAAAAACCAAGATGGAATCCATATCCTCAAAGCGGAAAACTCAAAAGTTCTATATTCCAATTCCAAAGTTTTTGCAAGCCGTGCCCTTTTCCCTTTTCTTGGAAATCGTAAAACCGAATTTTATGAACTCATTCTAAAACCCGGCGGGCATGAAGTTGCCGAACCACATAAAACAGGAACCACTGAAAACTTAGTTGTGGTTTCCGGCAAACTGCGGTTACGCGTTGGTGAAAAAGTTGTGGAACTAGAACCAAAAGATTCTGTATTTTTTAAAGCCGACGTTTCCCATGAGTATTCCAATCCAACAGACCAAGAAACTCTCATGTATCTTGTGATGGATTATACGGACGAAATAGGTTAA
- the rsmI gene encoding 16S rRNA (cytidine(1402)-2'-O)-methyltransferase — protein sequence MNRLYLVSNSIGNDEDIPPRTKTLLEEADWIIGEEQRTTSTFLKKLGIAKPFDLVNEHTSKKEMDEIAMKLATTKRTCMISDSGSPGLEDPGKWLVPLAWEMGVEVRSAPGPTALVAALTSSGFATSPFLFLGFLPRDEKERERTLKQYIGLGITLAFYETPYRAKHCLETLAKILPGDRQIFLALGISMPNETSFRGTAKEIHKKFPQGLKLPPVFVVGEKKERIKR from the coding sequence ATGAACCGACTTTATTTAGTATCTAATTCGATAGGAAATGATGAAGACATTCCTCCCCGCACCAAAACCTTGTTAGAGGAAGCTGACTGGATCATTGGGGAAGAACAAAGGACCACATCTACTTTTTTAAAGAAATTAGGGATCGCAAAACCTTTTGATTTAGTGAACGAACATACATCCAAAAAAGAAATGGATGAGATCGCCATGAAACTAGCAACCACCAAAAGAACCTGTATGATCTCTGATTCCGGAAGCCCCGGACTCGAAGATCCTGGGAAATGGCTTGTTCCTCTGGCTTGGGAGATGGGTGTGGAAGTTCGTTCCGCTCCCGGACCAACGGCCCTCGTCGCTGCCTTGACTAGCTCTGGGTTTGCCACCTCTCCCTTTCTCTTTTTGGGATTTTTACCTAGGGATGAAAAAGAAAGGGAAAGAACTTTGAAACAATACATAGGGCTTGGAATCACCCTTGCCTTTTATGAAACACCTTACCGAGCCAAACACTGCCTCGAAACCTTAGCAAAGATTCTTCCTGGGGACCGTCAGATATTTCTGGCGCTCGGAATCTCGATGCCAAACGAAACCAGTTTTCGAGGAACTGCCAAAGAGATTCACAAAAAATTTCCACAAGGTTTGAAACTTCCCCCGGTCTTTGTGGTGGGAGAGAAAAAAGAAAGGATCAAACGTTAG
- a CDS encoding HAD family hydrolase yields MTNLTKNSWTDEIFDCLTTIIPKAPGIACFDFDNTLIRNDFGEKIMEELLHDGLVFVPKDLSEFFRDKDLWKDHTKLSIPEKESLIWEEYSYQLKEYGIERGYRWTSFIFQGMNLEEYYEVSRRAWDRVYIHDKDSGVFPQVEMKDLIAYLYHHQWNVYIVTASPEPGIAAISHLFPVEESKVIGMRQVLGENGKFSHKLIEPYTYGEGKVKAIEERIGVYPDLAFGDSFNDYPMLCRAKQMAVGINRDNPEFAKACLAQGIYVQPYFTFPPVLT; encoded by the coding sequence GTGACTAACCTGACAAAGAACAGTTGGACGGACGAGATTTTCGACTGTCTGACAACCATCATACCTAAAGCACCAGGCATTGCCTGTTTTGATTTCGACAACACACTCATTCGTAACGACTTCGGTGAAAAAATCATGGAAGAACTCCTCCATGACGGACTTGTATTTGTACCAAAAGATTTATCGGAATTTTTTCGGGATAAAGATCTTTGGAAAGACCATACCAAACTGAGTATCCCAGAGAAGGAAAGTTTGATTTGGGAAGAATATTCCTACCAACTCAAAGAATACGGAATCGAAAGAGGATACCGTTGGACTAGTTTTATTTTCCAAGGAATGAACCTAGAAGAATACTATGAAGTTTCGAGAAGGGCTTGGGATCGAGTTTATATCCACGACAAAGATTCAGGTGTTTTTCCCCAAGTGGAAATGAAAGACCTGATCGCATATTTATACCACCACCAGTGGAATGTGTACATTGTGACCGCATCACCTGAACCTGGGATTGCAGCCATTTCCCACCTTTTCCCCGTGGAAGAATCCAAAGTCATTGGCATGAGACAAGTATTAGGTGAAAATGGAAAATTTTCTCACAAACTCATTGAACCTTATACTTATGGAGAAGGAAAAGTAAAAGCCATAGAAGAAAGAATTGGTGTGTATCCCGATCTTGCCTTTGGCGATTCCTTTAACGATTACCCGATGCTTTGCCGGGCCAAACAGATGGCCGTGGGCATCAACCGCGACAACCCAGAGTTTGCCAAAGCTTGTTTGGCTCAGGGAATTTACGTCCAACCCTACTTTACCTTTCCTCCAGTGCTCACATGA
- a CDS encoding M23 family metallopeptidase produces MKRNRSYYIILVLILFVVTYSAYAAYQKQKNGPVFLDNHVFQRYNEQWGLWVDLNAEKKSLLEKASEFGILAQEVMEINNLKETDLARLKRSIFFPYSAEYMRGLQEKELFRETVESPIDQFIWPVLPNHKSRISSRIGRRWNTWHTGLDIAIPKNSIVLAAADGVVEEAGRSGDYGLAVKIYHHDMNHFHTVYGHNQELLVKPGDVVRKGQIIAFSGNTGKSTGPHVHFEVRFHNVYLNPENFLTPYEEGVATSIVGFAD; encoded by the coding sequence ATGAAGCGCAACCGAAGTTACTATATCATACTTGTCCTAATCCTGTTTGTAGTGACCTATTCCGCCTATGCGGCCTACCAGAAGCAAAAAAATGGTCCTGTATTTTTGGACAACCATGTCTTCCAACGTTACAATGAGCAGTGGGGTCTTTGGGTAGACCTAAATGCGGAGAAAAAAAGCCTTCTCGAAAAGGCTTCCGAGTTTGGAATCCTGGCCCAAGAGGTTATGGAAATCAATAACCTAAAAGAGACGGACCTAGCTCGTTTAAAACGATCCATTTTCTTTCCTTATTCCGCAGAATATATGCGGGGACTCCAAGAAAAAGAACTCTTCCGAGAAACAGTCGAATCTCCGATTGATCAGTTTATTTGGCCAGTACTACCCAACCATAAATCCCGGATCTCTTCTCGGATTGGAAGGCGTTGGAACACCTGGCATACAGGCCTTGACATTGCCATTCCTAAAAATTCCATCGTCCTTGCTGCTGCTGATGGTGTGGTAGAAGAAGCAGGTCGCAGTGGAGACTACGGCCTTGCCGTCAAAATTTATCACCATGACATGAACCATTTCCATACTGTGTATGGCCACAACCAAGAGTTACTTGTAAAACCTGGGGACGTGGTTCGCAAAGGACAAATCATTGCTTTTTCTGGAAATACAGGAAAGTCCACAGGTCCTCATGTTCACTTTGAAGTTCGATTTCATAATGTGTATCTCAATCCAGAAAACTTTCTTACTCCCTATGAAGAAGGAGTTGCCACAAGCATCGTTGGATTTGCAGACTAA
- a CDS encoding sterol desaturase family protein, translating into MFENFTPPPIVTYAIPVFFLLIGIEVYIGYRKNKDLYRLNDSIADLSTGIISQIWGLFQKGIGLFAYFYIYEHFRIFEFAMTNPWAWILCIVGQDFCYYWSHRLAHEVNILWAGHVIHHHSEEYNLVVALRQTGLGGIISWIFYVPLALIGFHPWMYLASGQINLIYQFWVHTKAVGKIGKIGEYILSTPSHHRVHHAINPIYIDKNHGGIFIIFDRMFGTFQAETEPCVYGTVKPLRSFNPVYANFHYYWELIKQAASAPYFLDKIKVFFKPPGWYPREGTKPAGFLPIPEVRPETFHKYDPKPGPEVRTYTTTWFVLVLLLAFAFLLFVAKFSFVSQVLVTIWVTLSLVAINALIEGKSWAGAMEITRLLFGFLVIAYFDVSWTYYAIGIVCLLVAGIYLYRTSGQKPQAA; encoded by the coding sequence ATGTTCGAGAATTTCACACCTCCGCCCATTGTTACCTATGCCATCCCCGTATTCTTCCTTCTCATAGGGATTGAAGTTTACATTGGCTACCGCAAAAACAAAGACCTCTACCGGTTAAACGACTCCATTGCCGACTTAAGTACGGGAATCATTTCTCAAATCTGGGGACTTTTCCAAAAAGGAATCGGACTTTTTGCTTATTTTTATATCTACGAACACTTTCGAATTTTTGAATTTGCCATGACCAACCCTTGGGCTTGGATCCTTTGTATCGTAGGCCAAGACTTTTGTTATTACTGGTCCCACCGTTTGGCCCATGAGGTCAATATCCTTTGGGCAGGACATGTCATCCACCACCATAGCGAAGAGTACAACCTTGTAGTGGCCCTCCGCCAAACAGGACTCGGGGGAATAATTTCCTGGATCTTCTATGTTCCTTTAGCCCTGATTGGTTTCCATCCTTGGATGTATCTTGCCAGCGGACAAATCAACCTGATCTACCAATTTTGGGTACATACAAAAGCTGTGGGTAAAATTGGAAAAATTGGAGAATACATTCTATCCACTCCTTCCCACCACAGGGTGCACCATGCCATTAACCCCATCTATATTGATAAAAACCACGGTGGCATTTTTATCATCTTTGATCGGATGTTTGGAACCTTCCAAGCAGAAACAGAACCTTGTGTGTATGGAACTGTGAAGCCCCTACGTAGTTTCAACCCCGTTTACGCTAATTTTCATTACTACTGGGAACTCATCAAACAGGCAGCCAGTGCCCCTTATTTCTTAGATAAAATAAAGGTGTTTTTCAAACCACCCGGTTGGTATCCGAGAGAGGGAACCAAACCCGCTGGATTTTTACCCATCCCAGAGGTTCGTCCCGAAACTTTCCATAAGTATGATCCCAAACCCGGACCAGAAGTAAGAACCTACACAACTACTTGGTTTGTATTAGTTCTACTTTTGGCCTTTGCTTTCCTATTATTTGTAGCAAAATTCTCATTTGTTTCCCAAGTGCTCGTCACGATTTGGGTCACACTTTCGCTTGTTGCCATCAATGCTCTGATCGAAGGAAAATCTTGGGCGGGAGCCATGGAAATCACAAGGCTCCTCTTTGGATTTCTTGTGATAGCTTACTTTGATGTAAGTTGGACCTACTATGCAATTGGGATTGTTTGCCTACTTGTGGCAGGAATCTATCTTTACCGCACCAGTGGACAGAAACCTCAGGCTGCCTGA
- the rsmA gene encoding 16S rRNA (adenine(1518)-N(6)/adenine(1519)-N(6))-dimethyltransferase RsmA produces MKSPYATISQIQTFFEAKGIRAQKKFGQNFLIDQNIVDFIVKSAEPLLNDDSIVLAEIGIGLGTLTYPVLSLDKKTFLFEIDFAYIQLAKDEILPQFPKASLYEGDALENLHHIYEEKVFVFGNLPYHLTTEIINTLVIHCRNFQGGIFMVQKEFAERLVKETSSLSVFLSAFCDVKYLKTVHKNCFFPIPKIHSALILLSPKKESKENQWKLKNQTEVELWSRMLRTLFWGKRKQIQVSLRESPFSEDPLFREALGKAIQSAEIPPTARPEELNREQFLTLGQHLLDHLSK; encoded by the coding sequence TTGAAATCCCCTTACGCGACTATATCCCAAATCCAAACCTTCTTTGAGGCCAAAGGCATTCGGGCTCAAAAGAAATTTGGGCAAAACTTCCTCATTGACCAAAACATAGTCGATTTTATCGTTAAGTCCGCCGAACCACTATTAAATGACGATTCAATCGTTCTTGCAGAAATTGGGATTGGCCTTGGGACTCTCACTTATCCCGTTCTTAGTTTGGACAAAAAAACCTTTTTATTCGAAATCGATTTTGCTTATATCCAATTGGCTAAGGATGAAATCTTACCTCAGTTCCCCAAAGCTTCCTTATACGAAGGAGATGCTTTAGAAAACCTCCATCATATCTATGAGGAAAAGGTGTTTGTGTTTGGAAATTTACCTTACCACCTAACGACTGAAATCATCAATACCCTTGTCATCCACTGTAGAAATTTTCAAGGGGGAATTTTTATGGTGCAAAAGGAATTTGCCGAACGCCTTGTCAAAGAAACCTCTTCCTTATCTGTTTTTCTCTCTGCGTTTTGCGATGTGAAGTATCTGAAGACAGTTCATAAAAACTGTTTTTTTCCCATTCCCAAAATCCACTCGGCACTGATTTTACTTTCACCCAAAAAAGAATCAAAAGAGAACCAGTGGAAACTCAAAAACCAAACTGAGGTAGAACTCTGGTCTCGAATGCTCCGCACTTTGTTTTGGGGGAAACGAAAACAAATTCAGGTAAGTCTCAGAGAATCTCCTTTTTCAGAAGATCCTCTCTTTCGCGAGGCACTCGGAAAAGCCATCCAATCTGCCGAAATTCCACCCACAGCAAGGCCCGAAGAATTGAACCGTGAACAATTTCTGACCCTGGGTCAACATTTGCTTGACCATTTGTCAAAATGA
- a CDS encoding ComEC/Rec2 family competence protein, with amino-acid sequence MKQEIYLLPRADFSWFCLGICGTAFLLKLLFGYPGSHSFLLSLSLFLFVLYTFIPKTLPTKIDKKVYLFLLASILFLLFGNLHSGPRIKTIHPLFRSYLETQIKKSPLTVFESRIVMGFVTGSTKEIPGSFKDLSKESGILHLFAASGLHLGIFIASLQFLGNLCFRNRKWISLLLSLGVGFLYLYVLDFPVSFLRAYLFVFLSLLASLFFRKIGPADLLVVSSAFIAFFLFYDFLSIGFLLSFGAVFGIFFLKPSLDQILIPKSKSLLKENLHLTVACSLCSFPVLVYYFRSFSFGGIWINFLLVPFAGILLPTIYFTFFIQSLVPKFLEDQIISWIWVPASFELSLFLKIFHTLGNLARAYKTWTHVPLELCILSAILTLVFYLYPKIRFLQSPYLKHPLYLFPILFLSVSYFYPRPNLPSFLTHKRKGNFSIRNGDHLYLFGNCYSKKISDPTPGLPPPQKISFESESCLANILSLVRKHKITDVYWHGTESTTEWISQFQLPIKPIKTEILGANMNPFYSIIRFDGNPKEVERFLKQIKLADRSKTNPHWKGILLLDFPPWKKKDAKEWIQYQKLLGISTAWKMILVEETFEIPLRDYIPNPNLL; translated from the coding sequence ATGAAGCAGGAAATCTATCTTCTCCCAAGGGCAGATTTTAGTTGGTTCTGTTTGGGAATTTGTGGCACTGCGTTTCTTTTGAAACTCCTGTTTGGGTACCCCGGCTCTCATTCCTTCTTACTCAGCCTATCTCTGTTTTTATTTGTCCTTTATACGTTTATCCCAAAAACATTGCCCACTAAAATTGATAAAAAGGTTTATCTTTTTCTTTTGGCATCGATTTTGTTTTTATTATTTGGGAACTTACATTCTGGACCAAGGATCAAAACAATCCATCCTCTCTTTCGTTCTTATCTTGAAACCCAAATCAAAAAATCTCCACTCACAGTATTTGAATCACGAATTGTGATGGGATTTGTCACAGGCTCTACCAAAGAAATTCCAGGAAGTTTTAAGGACTTAAGTAAAGAATCTGGTATCCTACATTTGTTTGCGGCTTCTGGTCTCCATTTAGGAATTTTTATCGCCTCCTTACAATTTTTGGGAAACCTTTGTTTTCGAAACAGAAAATGGATTTCATTACTACTTTCGTTAGGTGTTGGATTTTTATATTTGTATGTCCTCGACTTTCCTGTTTCCTTTTTACGGGCTTATCTATTTGTTTTTTTATCTCTTCTAGCTTCTCTATTTTTTAGAAAAATAGGACCCGCAGACTTACTTGTTGTTTCTTCCGCATTCATTGCATTCTTTTTATTTTATGATTTTTTAAGTATTGGATTTTTATTATCCTTTGGAGCCGTTTTTGGAATTTTTTTTCTAAAACCTAGTTTGGATCAAATTTTGATTCCTAAATCAAAATCTCTTCTAAAAGAAAATCTTCACTTAACAGTTGCTTGTTCTCTTTGTAGTTTTCCTGTTTTGGTTTATTATTTTCGGTCTTTTTCCTTTGGAGGTATTTGGATCAACTTTCTTTTGGTTCCCTTCGCTGGTATCCTTTTGCCCACAATTTATTTTACCTTTTTTATACAGTCCTTAGTCCCAAAGTTTTTAGAAGACCAAATCATTTCCTGGATTTGGGTTCCTGCTTCTTTTGAACTTTCCCTTTTTTTAAAAATTTTTCATACATTAGGAAATTTAGCAAGAGCCTATAAAACTTGGACCCATGTTCCCTTAGAGCTCTGTATTCTTTCCGCCATTCTAACGTTAGTTTTCTATCTTTATCCTAAAATTCGATTCCTTCAATCTCCTTACCTAAAACATCCCCTTTATCTTTTCCCAATTTTATTTTTGAGTGTTTCCTATTTTTATCCGCGACCCAATTTACCTTCTTTCCTCACCCATAAAAGGAAAGGAAATTTTTCTATCCGAAACGGTGACCATTTGTATCTCTTTGGTAATTGTTATTCTAAAAAAATTTCAGATCCAACGCCAGGCTTACCCCCACCCCAGAAAATTTCTTTTGAATCCGAATCTTGTTTGGCCAATATTCTATCTTTGGTTCGAAAACATAAGATAACGGATGTTTATTGGCATGGGACTGAATCGACAACGGAATGGATCTCCCAATTCCAACTGCCGATAAAACCCATAAAAACGGAGATCCTTGGTGCCAATATGAACCCATTTTATTCGATCATCCGGTTTGATGGGAATCCCAAGGAAGTAGAACGATTTTTAAAACAAATCAAACTGGCAGATAGATCGAAAACAAACCCCCACTGGAAGGGAATTCTCCTTTTGGACTTTCCTCCTTGGAAAAAAAAGGATGCGAAAGAATGGATTCAGTATCAAAAACTACTTGGGATTTCGACTGCCTGGAAAATGATACTCGTTGAGGAAACTTTTGAAATCCCCTTACGCGACTATATCCCAAATCCAAACCTTCTTTGA